The following proteins come from a genomic window of Pseudomonas putida:
- a CDS encoding LysR family transcriptional regulator gives MDRLNAMRVFVTVVDLGSQSAAADQLQLSRPVVSRYLAELEDWVGARLMQRTTRKLSLTAAGLETLPRCRHLLELAGDLQAAVQQPADAPRGALRISVSTSFGQAQLVDAVAAYVRRYPGVKVELQMLDRTVNLVDERIDLAIRTSNDLDPNLIARRLTVCRSVVCAAPAYLHEHGTPQRVEELSQHNCLTHAYFGHSVWHFEVGGQPITVPVEGNISANEAMTLQKAALAGAGVAMLPTYQAAAAMRTGELVRLLPYARPQELNLNAVYTSRKHMPATLRTMLDFLAQRFRDEPEWDKDLL, from the coding sequence ATGGACCGTCTGAACGCGATGCGCGTTTTTGTCACCGTCGTCGACCTGGGCAGCCAGTCGGCTGCGGCCGATCAACTGCAGCTGTCCCGCCCTGTGGTCTCGCGCTACCTCGCCGAGCTGGAGGACTGGGTTGGCGCACGCTTGATGCAGCGCACCACGCGCAAATTGAGCCTGACCGCCGCTGGCCTGGAGACCCTGCCCCGCTGCCGGCATCTGCTGGAACTGGCCGGCGACCTGCAGGCCGCCGTGCAGCAACCGGCGGATGCGCCCCGTGGCGCCCTGCGCATCAGCGTCAGTACCTCATTCGGCCAGGCACAACTGGTGGATGCGGTAGCCGCGTATGTGCGCCGCTACCCTGGGGTGAAAGTCGAGCTGCAGATGCTTGATCGCACGGTCAACCTGGTGGACGAGCGCATCGACCTGGCCATCCGCACCAGCAACGACCTGGACCCTAACCTCATCGCCCGGCGCCTCACTGTATGCCGCTCAGTCGTCTGCGCGGCACCCGCCTACTTGCATGAGCATGGCACCCCGCAACGGGTCGAGGAGCTGAGCCAGCACAATTGCCTGACTCATGCCTACTTCGGCCACAGCGTCTGGCATTTCGAAGTGGGCGGCCAGCCGATCACTGTGCCGGTCGAAGGTAATATCAGTGCCAACGAGGCCATGACCCTGCAGAAGGCGGCACTGGCCGGTGCAGGGGTCGCCATGCTGCCGACTTACCAGGCTGCCGCGGCCATGCGTACAGGCGAGCTGGTGCGCCTGCTGCCTTATGCACGCCCGCAGGAGCTGAACCTGAATGCGGTGTACACATCACGCAAGCATATGCCGGCGACCTTGCGCACCATGCTGGATTTTCTGGCGCAGCGGTTCAGGGACGAACCGGAGTGGGATAAAGATTTGTTGTGA
- a CDS encoding LysR substrate-binding domain-containing protein, whose protein sequence is MKRLPPLPALHTFLVTAQHCNFTRAAQQLHITQGAVSRQIAGLEEHLGYALFQRQARGLSLTREGQDWLPRVQQVFALIEQGVREVGGRSATLQLKAPTCVMRWLLPRLMEWQALRPDVPVELTTTVQHGVDFRREGFDAAVVYGSLPNHGLRVRKLFDEQLTPVCAPSLLAGPLPLKQVEDLARHMLLHPSRDEHDWRLWLQAAGASLDLHGPKQHFETLDMAMAMASQGTGVAIGDWALIGDDLRGGRLCMPFGLKVTTGKAYYLACQSKSLPAGLAELMDWLEGRAEAQ, encoded by the coding sequence ATGAAACGCCTTCCGCCCCTCCCAGCCCTGCACACCTTTCTGGTCACCGCGCAGCATTGCAACTTCACCCGTGCCGCACAGCAGCTGCATATCACCCAGGGCGCCGTCAGCCGGCAGATCGCCGGGCTCGAAGAACACCTGGGTTATGCCTTGTTCCAGCGTCAGGCCCGCGGCCTGAGCCTGACGCGTGAAGGGCAGGACTGGCTGCCGCGCGTGCAACAGGTGTTCGCCTTGATCGAACAGGGTGTGCGCGAGGTGGGCGGGCGCAGCGCGACCTTGCAGCTCAAGGCGCCGACCTGCGTGATGCGCTGGCTGTTGCCGCGCCTGATGGAATGGCAGGCACTGCGCCCGGATGTGCCGGTAGAGCTGACCACCACGGTGCAACATGGCGTGGATTTTCGGCGCGAAGGGTTCGATGCGGCGGTGGTCTATGGCAGCTTGCCCAATCATGGGCTGCGGGTGCGCAAGCTGTTCGATGAGCAACTCACGCCGGTCTGCGCGCCATCGTTACTGGCTGGGCCTTTGCCACTGAAGCAGGTCGAGGACCTGGCGCGCCATATGCTGCTGCACCCATCGCGGGATGAGCACGACTGGCGCCTGTGGCTGCAAGCGGCCGGTGCGTCACTCGACCTGCACGGGCCGAAGCAGCACTTCGAGACGCTGGACATGGCCATGGCCATGGCATCCCAGGGCACTGGGGTTGCCATTGGCGATTGGGCATTGATTGGCGATGACCTGCGCGGCGGGCGTTTGTGCATGCCCTTCGGGTTGAAGGTGACCACCGGCAAAGCCTATTACCTGGCCTGCCAGTCCAAAAGCTTGCCAGCAGGGCTGGCCGAGCTGATGGACTGGCTGGAGGGCCGTGCCGAGGCTCAGTAA
- a CDS encoding MBL fold metallo-hydrolase — MSIFTPLRSLVLACVALAGQAQAAEPLQLDIYNPGHEAIFPVSSVIVSGEKDAILVDAQFGKAQAEQLVQRLRAGGKHLTTIYISHGDPDYYFGLDTLTQAFPEASVVASAATVAHIRQTMDAKLAYWGPQMGSDKPARLVVPQVLDGNRLMLEGQPLEVMGLDGPQRERSFVWIPSIKAVVGGVVVSENIHVWMADTQSAKSHADWLGTLKHIEQLSPRTVVPGHYLGQSDHSLDAVHFTASYIQAFDVEAAKAKDADGLIAAMKKRYPGLADESSLELGAKVAKGEMKW, encoded by the coding sequence ATGTCGATATTCACTCCCTTGCGCAGCCTGGTGCTGGCATGTGTCGCCCTGGCTGGCCAGGCCCAGGCTGCCGAGCCGTTGCAACTGGACATTTACAACCCAGGCCATGAGGCCATCTTCCCGGTCAGCTCGGTAATCGTCAGTGGCGAAAAGGACGCCATCCTGGTCGACGCCCAGTTCGGCAAGGCCCAGGCCGAACAGCTGGTGCAACGCCTGCGTGCTGGCGGCAAACACCTGACGACCATCTACATCAGCCATGGCGACCCGGACTACTACTTCGGCCTCGACACCCTGACCCAGGCCTTCCCTGAGGCCAGCGTGGTTGCTTCGGCCGCCACCGTTGCCCATATCCGCCAGACCATGGATGCCAAGCTGGCTTACTGGGGGCCGCAGATGGGCTCCGACAAACCGGCGCGGCTGGTGGTGCCACAGGTGCTCGATGGCAATCGCCTGATGCTGGAGGGGCAGCCGCTCGAAGTCATGGGGCTGGATGGCCCGCAACGTGAACGCAGTTTTGTCTGGATTCCGTCGATCAAGGCGGTGGTGGGTGGGGTGGTGGTCTCCGAAAACATCCATGTGTGGATGGCCGATACCCAGTCAGCCAAGTCGCATGCGGATTGGCTTGGCACGCTCAAGCATATCGAGCAGCTGTCACCGCGTACTGTCGTGCCCGGCCACTACTTGGGGCAGAGCGATCATTCGCTCGATGCCGTGCATTTCACGGCGAGCTACATCCAGGCGTTCGATGTTGAAGCGGCCAAGGCCAAAGACGCCGATGGGCTGATCGCCGCAATGAAGAAGCGTTACCCGGGCCTGGCCGACGAGAGCTCGCTGGAGCTCGGTGCCAAGGTCGCCAAGGGCGAGATGAAGTGGTAA
- a CDS encoding AraC family transcriptional regulator: MTTAPSIDPTLEVQRQELAELIGRHAGEAHGPASAIDDLYLVRYTENVRSVPTLAQPALCVLAQGSKSLFLGDEQYAYDPLHYMVVSVTLPLSGAKLDASPENPSLGLRLDLDPAEISQLIAESGPMLVPNLPSGRGLYVERTDPQLLDALLRLIRLLDSPRDIAMLAPLIRREILYRLLRGSQGYRLYEIALANSQTHRVCQAITWLNQNYQQPLRIEDLAREVNLSTSTLHHRFKAVTSMSPLQYQKQLRLQEARRLMLNDGLEAAVAGYRVGYESPSQFSREYSRLYGAPPIRDVARLRASAG; encoded by the coding sequence ATGACCACCGCCCCGTCCATTGATCCGACCCTGGAAGTGCAGCGCCAGGAACTGGCCGAGCTGATCGGGCGCCATGCCGGCGAAGCCCACGGCCCCGCGTCGGCCATCGATGATCTGTACCTGGTGCGCTACACCGAGAACGTGCGCTCGGTGCCAACCCTGGCCCAGCCTGCCCTGTGCGTCCTCGCCCAAGGCAGCAAAAGCCTGTTTCTGGGCGACGAGCAGTATGCCTACGACCCGCTGCATTACATGGTGGTGTCGGTGACCCTGCCGCTCAGCGGTGCCAAGCTCGATGCCAGCCCGGAAAACCCCAGCCTGGGCCTGCGCCTGGACCTTGACCCGGCCGAGATCAGCCAGTTGATTGCCGAAAGCGGGCCGATGCTGGTACCCAATCTGCCCTCAGGTCGCGGCCTGTATGTGGAAAGGACAGATCCGCAACTGCTCGACGCACTGCTGCGCCTGATTCGCCTGCTGGACTCCCCGCGTGACATTGCCATGCTCGCGCCGCTGATCCGCCGGGAAATCCTTTACCGACTGCTGCGTGGTTCTCAGGGCTACCGCCTGTATGAAATTGCCCTGGCCAACAGCCAGACGCACCGGGTGTGCCAAGCCATCACCTGGCTCAATCAGAATTACCAGCAACCGCTGCGCATCGAGGATCTGGCTCGGGAGGTCAACCTCAGCACCTCGACCTTGCACCACAGGTTCAAGGCCGTGACCTCCATGAGCCCATTGCAGTACCAGAAGCAGTTGCGCCTGCAAGAGGCCCGCCGGCTGATGCTCAACGATGGGCTGGAGGCAGCGGTGGCGGGTTATCGGGTGGGTTATGAAAGCCCGTCGCAGTTCAGCCGCGAGTACAGCCGGCTGTATGGCGCGCCACCGATCCGGGATGTAGCGCGGTTGCGGGCTAGTGCCGGCTGA
- a CDS encoding NAD(P)-dependent oxidoreductase, producing the protein MSKIAIIGATGRAGSQLLEEALRRGHSVLAIARDPSTLQGRAGVTVQALDVKDSAALQKALAGVDAVLSAAHFSTIEPHAIIEPVKRAGVKRLLVVGGAGSLLLPSGHRVIDSPDFPEAYKAEASAGVRFLEVLRQEQNLDWTFLSPSAEFVEGERTGHYTLGKDHLLIGADGKSWITFADYAIAMLDELEKPAHSRQRFTVGY; encoded by the coding sequence ATGAGCAAGATCGCAATCATCGGTGCTACTGGCCGCGCTGGCAGCCAACTGCTGGAAGAGGCGTTGCGCCGCGGGCACAGTGTGCTCGCCATTGCCCGCGACCCTTCGACACTGCAGGGGCGCGCGGGCGTGACCGTGCAGGCGCTCGACGTCAAGGACAGCGCGGCGCTGCAGAAGGCGCTGGCGGGTGTGGATGCGGTGCTGAGCGCTGCGCATTTTTCGACCATCGAGCCGCATGCGATCATCGAGCCGGTCAAGCGTGCGGGCGTCAAACGCCTGTTGGTAGTCGGGGGCGCCGGCAGCCTGCTGTTGCCTTCCGGGCATCGGGTCATCGACAGCCCGGACTTTCCGGAGGCTTACAAGGCCGAGGCCAGCGCCGGTGTACGCTTTCTTGAGGTGCTGCGCCAGGAACAGAACCTGGACTGGACCTTCCTGTCGCCGTCGGCTGAGTTCGTCGAAGGGGAGCGGACAGGGCATTACACCTTGGGCAAGGACCACCTGCTGATCGGCGCCGATGGCAAGAGCTGGATTACCTTTGCCGACTACGCCATTGCCATGCTTGATGAGCTGGAGAAACCGGCGCATTCGCGGCAGCGGTTTACCGTCGGTTACTGA
- a CDS encoding MDR family MFS transporter, translating into MTAALPQTALRNVLTALMLAIFLGALDQTIVAVSLPAISAQFNDVGLLAWVISGYMVAMTVAVPIYGKLGDLYGRRRMILTGISLFTLASIACALAQDMQQLVLARVLQGIGAGGMVSVSQAIIGDFVPPRERGRYQGYFSSMYAAASVAGPVLGGWLTEYLSWRWVFWINLPLGLVALWAIHRALEGMPVQRRQAQVDYLGAVLLILGLGSLLLGITLVGQGHAWTAPAVVALFACAGLGTALFIGHERRCQEPLLPLGLFGNRVAVLCWAVIFFASFQSISLTMLMPLRYQGITGAGADSAALHLLPLAIGLPIGAFTGGRMTSFTGRYKPQILAGALLMPVAIFAMAITPPQSGVLSALFMLFTGIACGLQFPTSLVGTQSAVDSKDIGVATSTTNLFRSLGGAMGVACMSSVLLALLHQGGFELLGNPLLGSLQAGEANPATQARLLETFRHLLLGSATVALLGLVAAVALPDRQLRGR; encoded by the coding sequence GTGACCGCCGCCCTCCCCCAGACCGCCCTGCGCAACGTACTCACCGCGTTGATGCTGGCCATTTTCCTTGGTGCCCTTGACCAGACCATCGTCGCGGTCTCACTGCCCGCCATCTCCGCCCAGTTCAATGACGTCGGGCTGCTGGCCTGGGTAATTTCGGGCTACATGGTGGCGATGACCGTGGCGGTCCCTATCTATGGCAAGCTGGGGGACCTGTATGGCCGCCGGCGCATGATACTTACCGGCATCAGCCTGTTCACACTGGCCTCCATCGCCTGCGCACTGGCCCAGGACATGCAGCAGCTGGTGCTGGCGCGGGTGCTGCAGGGCATCGGTGCGGGCGGAATGGTCTCGGTGAGCCAGGCGATCATCGGCGACTTCGTGCCGCCGCGCGAGCGTGGGCGCTATCAGGGCTATTTCAGCAGCATGTACGCCGCAGCCAGTGTTGCCGGGCCGGTACTGGGTGGGTGGCTGACCGAATACCTGTCGTGGCGCTGGGTGTTCTGGATCAACCTGCCCTTGGGCCTGGTCGCCCTGTGGGCCATCCATCGCGCCTTGGAGGGTATGCCCGTGCAACGCCGTCAGGCCCAGGTGGACTATCTGGGGGCGGTGTTGCTGATCCTTGGCCTGGGCAGCCTGCTGTTGGGCATTACCCTGGTCGGCCAAGGACATGCCTGGACTGCGCCTGCCGTAGTGGCCCTGTTCGCCTGTGCCGGGCTTGGCACAGCCTTGTTCATCGGGCATGAACGTCGTTGCCAGGAGCCGTTGCTGCCACTCGGACTGTTCGGTAACCGGGTTGCCGTGCTGTGCTGGGCGGTGATTTTCTTCGCCAGTTTCCAATCGATCTCTCTGACCATGCTGATGCCCCTGCGCTACCAGGGCATCACCGGGGCCGGGGCCGACAGCGCCGCGCTGCACCTGCTGCCCTTGGCCATCGGCCTGCCCATCGGTGCATTCACCGGCGGGCGCATGACCAGCTTCACTGGCCGCTATAAGCCGCAGATCCTCGCCGGTGCGTTGCTGATGCCGGTGGCGATCTTCGCCATGGCCATCACCCCACCGCAGTCGGGCGTACTCAGTGCGCTTTTCATGTTGTTCACAGGCATCGCCTGCGGGCTGCAGTTCCCGACATCGCTGGTAGGCACCCAGAGCGCAGTCGATAGCAAGGACATCGGCGTGGCCACCAGCACGACCAACCTGTTCCGCTCACTTGGCGGCGCCATGGGCGTGGCATGCATGTCCAGCGTACTGCTGGCACTGCTGCATCAGGGCGGGTTCGAATTGCTGGGTAATCCGTTGCTGGGGAGCCTGCAGGCGGGCGAAGCTAATCCTGCTACCCAGGCACGATTGCTGGAGACCTTCAGGCACCTGTTGCTGGGCAGCGCCACGGTGGCGCTGCTGGGGCTGGTGGCGGCAGTGGCATTGCCAGACCGGCAGTTGCGCGGGCGCTAG
- a CDS encoding isocitrate lyase/PEP mutase family protein has translation MPKASHQDLRFAFRELLASGSCYHTASVFDPMSARIAADLGFEVGILGGSVASLQVLAAPDFALITLSEFVEQATRIGRVAQLPVLADADHGYGNALNVMRTVIELERAGVAALTIEDTLLPAQFGRKSTDLIPVEEGVGKIRAALEARVDSSLSIIARTNAGVLSTEEIIVRTQSYQKAGADAICMVGVKDFEQLEQIAGHLSVPLMLVTYANPNLHDDERLARLGVRIVVDGHAAYFAAIKATYDCLRLQRGQQNKSENLTATELSHTYTQPEDYIRWAKEYMSVDE, from the coding sequence ATGCCCAAGGCTTCCCATCAAGATTTGCGTTTTGCCTTCCGCGAGCTGCTCGCTTCAGGTTCCTGCTATCACACGGCCTCCGTGTTCGACCCAATGTCGGCGCGTATTGCCGCTGACCTGGGCTTCGAAGTCGGCATTCTCGGCGGGTCGGTCGCTTCGCTGCAGGTGCTGGCTGCACCAGACTTCGCCCTTATCACACTCAGTGAGTTCGTCGAGCAGGCTACCCGCATCGGCCGTGTGGCCCAGCTGCCGGTGCTCGCCGATGCCGACCACGGTTATGGCAATGCGCTGAATGTCATGCGCACGGTCATCGAACTGGAACGCGCCGGTGTGGCTGCGCTGACCATCGAAGACACGCTGTTGCCGGCCCAGTTCGGGCGCAAGTCCACCGACCTGATCCCGGTCGAGGAGGGGGTTGGCAAGATCCGTGCGGCGCTGGAGGCCCGGGTCGACTCGTCGCTGTCGATCATCGCCCGCACCAACGCTGGCGTACTCAGCACCGAAGAAATCATCGTGCGCACCCAGAGCTACCAGAAGGCCGGTGCCGACGCGATCTGCATGGTGGGCGTCAAAGACTTCGAGCAACTCGAGCAGATTGCCGGGCACCTGAGCGTGCCCCTGATGCTGGTGACCTACGCCAACCCCAACCTGCACGACGATGAGCGCCTGGCGCGCCTTGGCGTGCGGATCGTGGTCGATGGACATGCCGCCTACTTTGCCGCGATCAAGGCCACTTATGACTGCCTGCGCCTGCAGCGCGGCCAGCAGAACAAGTCGGAGAACCTCACGGCCACCGAACTCTCTCACACCTACACCCAGCCTGAGGACTACATCCGCTGGGCCAAGGAATACATGAGCGTTGATGAGTGA
- a CDS encoding 5-guanidino-2-oxopentanoate decarboxylase — translation MATCGEVLVKLLEGYGVDHVFGIPGVHTVELYRGLAGSSIRHITPRHEQGAGFMADGYSRTRGKPGVCFIITGPGMTNITTAMGQAYADSIPMLVISSVQSRSQLGGGRGKLHELPNQSALVAGVAAFSQTLMSADDLPQLLARAFAVFDGARPRPVHIEIPLDVLVEPADHLLPGRPVRSSRAGAAPQAVAQMAERLAKARKPLILAGGGALAAGSALARMAEYLQAPVALTINAKGLLPSDHPLQIGSTQSLVATRALVAEADVVLAIGTELAETDYDVTFKGGFDIPGALLRIDIDPDQTVRNYLPELALVADAELAAQALLDALHDLPQPARDGTWGAARAQRLRTSLRATWDQPTLSQTRLLTSILERLPNAILVGDSTQPVYTGNLTLDMDQPRRWFNASTGYGTLGYALPAAMGAWLGSAEQPAARAPAVCLIGDGGLQFTLPELASAVEAQVPLIVLLWNNQGYEEIKKYMVNRAIEPVGVDIHTPDFIGVARALGAEAEQVGDVQQLQAALGRAVERKGPTLIQVDQNQWQAVVEG, via the coding sequence ATGGCAACGTGCGGCGAAGTACTGGTCAAACTCCTCGAAGGTTATGGCGTGGACCATGTCTTCGGCATCCCCGGCGTACATACCGTGGAGCTCTACCGAGGGCTGGCGGGCTCGTCCATCCGTCATATCACGCCACGTCACGAGCAGGGCGCTGGCTTCATGGCTGATGGCTACTCGCGTACCCGTGGCAAGCCGGGTGTATGTTTCATCATCACCGGCCCGGGCATGACCAACATCACCACTGCCATGGGCCAGGCTTACGCTGATTCGATCCCGATGCTGGTGATTTCCAGCGTGCAGTCGCGAAGCCAGCTGGGTGGTGGCCGTGGCAAGCTGCACGAGCTACCCAACCAGAGTGCCCTGGTGGCTGGGGTGGCCGCCTTCTCGCAAACCTTGATGAGTGCTGATGACTTGCCGCAGTTACTGGCGCGCGCGTTTGCGGTGTTCGATGGCGCCCGGCCGCGTCCGGTACATATCGAGATTCCGCTGGATGTGCTGGTCGAACCTGCTGACCACCTGCTACCGGGGCGCCCTGTACGCAGCAGCCGTGCGGGCGCCGCGCCGCAGGCTGTGGCACAGATGGCCGAACGCCTGGCCAAGGCACGCAAGCCTTTGATCCTGGCAGGCGGCGGTGCATTGGCTGCTGGCTCTGCGCTGGCACGCATGGCCGAGTACCTGCAGGCCCCTGTGGCTCTGACCATCAATGCCAAGGGCCTGCTGCCCTCTGACCATCCGTTGCAGATCGGGTCGACCCAGTCGCTGGTCGCCACCCGTGCGCTGGTGGCTGAGGCTGATGTAGTGCTGGCGATTGGCACCGAGCTGGCTGAAACCGACTACGACGTGACGTTCAAGGGCGGCTTTGATATCCCCGGCGCACTGCTGCGCATCGACATCGATCCGGACCAGACCGTGCGCAATTACCTGCCGGAGCTGGCGCTGGTCGCCGATGCCGAGCTGGCAGCACAGGCATTGCTCGATGCCTTGCACGACCTGCCACAGCCTGCCCGCGATGGCACGTGGGGGGCGGCACGCGCGCAGCGCCTGCGCACGTCACTGCGGGCTACCTGGGACCAGCCAACCCTGAGCCAGACCCGCCTGCTGACCAGCATTCTGGAACGCTTGCCCAACGCCATCCTGGTGGGCGATTCGACTCAGCCTGTGTACACCGGCAACCTGACCTTGGATATGGATCAGCCACGCCGCTGGTTCAATGCCTCGACCGGTTACGGCACCTTGGGTTATGCACTGCCGGCGGCGATGGGGGCGTGGCTGGGCAGCGCCGAGCAACCGGCCGCGCGTGCTCCGGCGGTTTGCCTCATCGGGGACGGTGGGCTGCAGTTCACCTTGCCGGAGCTGGCCAGTGCAGTGGAGGCGCAGGTGCCGCTGATCGTGCTGCTGTGGAATAACCAGGGCTATGAAGAGATCAAGAAATACATGGTCAATCGTGCCATCGAGCCGGTCGGGGTGGATATCCATACCCCGGACTTCATCGGCGTGGCTCGTGCTTTGGGGGCTGAAGCGGAACAGGTTGGTGATGTGCAGCAGCTGCAGGCGGCCCTGGGGCGTGCTGTAGAGCGCAAGGGGCCGACGTTGATCCAGGTCGATCAGAACCAGTGGCAGGCAGTGGTAGAGGGCTGA